In Oreochromis niloticus isolate F11D_XX linkage group LG12, O_niloticus_UMD_NMBU, whole genome shotgun sequence, the DNA window agctttcagtcccgcttctgtggaaccagctcccagatTGGATTAAGAGGGCACCCTCTCTTTTAAGGTTAtgcttaaaactttcttttttgataaagcttttaGTTAAGGCTGGAagaggtgaccctgaatccttctTAGTTATCATTATCAATTGTTACTCTGGCTCTCTCTCCCATAGTTTGCCTTTCTGTCCCATTTCCCTCAGTTCCCCTCAAATCCTAactggtcatggcagatggccagctcctccctgagcctgattttgcaggtttcttcctgttaaaagggaggtttttctttccactgtcaccaagtgcttgttcGTGAGGGGGGGATGTCACacgattgttgggttttctttctaatactactgaggtgactgttgttgtgaaaactaaataaataaaactgaattgaattgaaacaaaagcagaaagacCGGAAAAGACAAGTACATAAACGTCACCTCTTCTCTGCCTAAAAGTGAAATACTCCAACACATGTTGTTCAGATTGctgtaaacaaacagacaaagtgCATGCACCCATGTATTGCAAAGGGCTCAAATTACCACTTGCAGTTATGGCGTGCCTGTGCGGACCATAACAACTAGGTGCAGTGTCGAAAGACCCAACAAACCAATCTTAAACCTGACCTCCAGCTGTGGCCGCACACATTTATTTTAGAAAAGCTACACACACAAGAAACCACAGCATTTGAATTTAATGTCAGTGTCACAAaaccaaaatgaaacaaaactatTCACAGTCTCTCTCCTGCAGCATCCCAGTGAGGACATTTATTAGTGCTGATGCTGGAAATAAATGGCTTGCAGTGTGAGAGCTCTCGAGAAGAGGTGCAGTCAGTCACAAACATATTGTTTATAGTGAAGCATGATAACATTTACAACAAGGGCTTCAGCATTATGGCTTAAACTCTATTGGCTCTGAAAGTGcaaagacttttaaaaaaatagtacACGCGTCAGGTGAAATCATCCTGACATTTTGCTGCCTAGTCAGAGTCCTTCCATGTTCAAAGACTTCTTTGAACGATCTCTCCTGGTCAGTGTTTATAACTGCCAGACTACCAATTTATGCTCTCTTTGTCTGGGATTCTTATCATATTATTTTGCACTTACTGTCAAAGAACAAAGTCCCAGGAGGGTACAGTGCTGTTTTGAGTGACAATTCTAGAAAGTGCTGTAATTTTATTGCACTGCTGTTTTTGCTTCGCTTCTAAGGTACGAGCGCACGGTGCTGATGTCGTAAGCAAAGGTCTGATCAAGTCCGAAGCCAGCGAATGACTGCTGTGGCCAGTTAGGGAAAGGAAAGCGACAAGCGATAACAAGCGCGTCATCTGAAAGCTCTTTCAACAGCTTCTCTCCGAGCACCTCCATCTGTAAACCAGCGAGAAAAGCCAAATTAGCACAGCATCAAATGACcgaaagcaaaggaaagaaatcATTCTTcacgggaaaaaaaaaaaacactcactaCTCCCGGAGCAAGGAACGCTGTCACATTATTGTATGAAGACAAATCGGTCTAAAAGCAAGAGACAAACATGGTCAAATTACAGCTATTACCAAGTATAAAAGACTATATTTCCATGGCAGTCTTACCTTCCAGAAATCTTTTTTAACAAAGACTGCCTGACTGGAGGGGACTCCTGTCCAGCAGGCCTTGCTCCTGGCATATGCCACTAAAATGGAGTTTATTTCAAAGCCTGTGGACTGGAAACCAGCAGCAGAGGCCGCAAATACCTAGCAAGCAAACAGGAGGTATTTCCAAAACACTCACTGATTCAACTCACAGCATATTTGCAGATACCTTTTTCTCTAAGACAGGTACACTCACTCACCAGTCTTCCATCTCCTGATCCCAGATCTGCCAAGCGACCTGATCTACCCTCAAGCAGCTTCATCACGTTCACTGTCTGATCTTTACTGGAGGGCAAATAGGGCACCTGGACAACAGTGCAAACGTGCAGTGAGTCAGTACACATGATAGGCAGGAGGGTATTTTTCCAGGACTATTAAATTAATATAAAAGCTTGAACAGGGAGGATAATGATGTCTCAAGACTGTCCTTTTCAACGCTGCCCTATTGCACAACTGACAGCATGCATTACAAAGTAATTGACATGGAAATATcccaaataaaatacaaattcgCTTCCATCAGTTGTTAAAGCTCCAAATTAAATGTACTTCTCTTCACAACAGTCAAGCCTGCTGTGAGTATAACCTTGAGTCAGCTCTCCCACTCACTGTTAGTTTAACTGcttcacaataatcttccaaatTACAATTTCAGCAGGACTCTCTGGTTTCCAGTTATGGTAAACACTTTAAATCTGCCCAATGTACAAAACCATTTTTCTCCTAGCataacatgttttatttgagCTATAGCTGGAGTCATGGCATTAATCCAaaccacacacatgcatacacacactcgTATATAAGAGGTAAACTGGTAAAAGCAATTTAAAATATAGCATATTCAGATTAACAAAAGATCACGGTGCAGTTCTCCATAGAAGGCAATCATGATTAGACTTACCGCTGTCTTCTTTTCCACATTTGTTGCATGGAGCTTTATGCTCCAAAGCAAGCAAATCAATGTTAATGTGCAAGTTATGTTTCATGATGAACTGATCTGATTTCACACATGCAACATTTGATATGTGAGTCAGAGCAGGTAGATAAAACCCTAAACCTCAGGGCGATCTCGGGTACCTTGAGCCTCCATGGGATTTTGCGGAAGCCCGGTAGGGTGAAGAGGCTCCATAATCCGTACAGGCTTGAAAGCAGAGCGCCTGTGCAGGCTGAGAAGATGGGATGAGGTTTGTTGGTAGGGAAGACCCCGCTATAGTTTTGCAGGATTACTTCAATGGAGTCTTCCATGGCAAACTGTGGCAGGAGGGGTTAAAATACAGCAAATAAGTGGAAATATTACGGCAGCCTGTATGAAAAAAAATGCTACTTGTATGTGAGATAGTCTGAGTAACTTACTCTTTGTTGTAATAGAAGGAAACAGATTTATTCATGTTAAGTAATACTGATTATTTTAAACACAGATAAAGATACAGGGTTTCAGAAGAATTTTTGTGATAGTGGTTTGGTCCTTCAGCCTCATCAGAAattgtctcagtggaagggtggctgtctaGAAGCAATTCTTAAGGAAGGAAAAGAGcaagaaaaggctgaggtatgacaaattacacaagaggagatcaggagaacagtgagtgtctacagccatctaaaaaaaaacatggtggaaactcTGCCATGGTTTGGAGCTGCATTTACAGCCTGTGATGCTGGGAATTGTGTCAGAATCTtaaattatgaatgcagaaaagtccTGTTAGACTTTGATCCACCGTGCAACACATTCTGGAAAGAATCTGATTGGtgacagcttcatttttcagcatcacaatgatcccaaacacactgctaaTAAAGTAAAAGCAAGCATGAATAGAAAAAGACACACAGTGGATCACTGTCAGTCATGAATTGGtttccccagagcccggacctcaacattacttaatgagtgtgggatcatcttgacagagaacagaacaaaatgcAGCGAACATTGAAAGAAGAGCTTTGAGCgtttcaagaagcctggaaaactattAAGACTTCAAGACTATGTAATCAAATTACCAGAAAGCTCATCTACAAGAGTTCAGTatatgctgaaaaataaaagaagacatGCCAAACATGGACTTTCAAGCccattagaattgtacaaactcctgtttttgccttatatactgcaTTTTCATACATGTTTGCACACGTTTCAACAAATTGCAGTGtctattttccattttccaagcaaaatataaaggaaaAAGGAGTGGCTCAAGGCTTTTGCGCAGCACTGTGGTTATCAGAGCAGTTAGAGACAACACAAATTGTTAAATAGTTAAATAAATTCACTGTGATTATCTGGCTCGACATTTTCCatttcataaataaatattctatATAATAAACAGACTGTTTCTAATTTAAATGACTTCCTTTCTGTACTGCAGTTTCTCATTGGACAATAAAACTTAAGACCAGTAGTGACCATCATCCTGACCCAGCTTACCTGCTGGATTCTGAAATGCTCCATATATACATCGAGTGTACATATGTGTATTAATCAGGCACCTTTTTAAAGAAACTGGTTACCATGTGGGTATGTAAATGATCATGGTGTGAGTTTGCCTTAAAACACAGAATTCAGCTTTTACAGCAAAAATCTTTATATGTTTTAAACTATATATTTTACACAATCTAAAAagaatttgttaaaaaaataaaatgataaaaaaaatcttactaTCGACCTCTTGTATTTCACGAAAGCAACATAAAGAATAATTTCAAATTCTCTCTTTGTAAACGACTTAATTCCTCGTATCACTATTAAGATTATAAAGCAAGCTGATTTCCACACCACATACCACCAGAGCAGCGTTTCCGACAGCAGGTGGGGCTACAGTGACCTTTTACTCGCCCACAAACCttctagaaaaaaaatattgacaaCATTTAGGTCATGCATCGAAACTACTCGAAGCAACAATCCTGTTTATTCTCGACAACAAGGAGTTTTACCGGTGCAAACTATCCCGAAAGAGCTACTTTCAGACACGCAGATATATTAGAAGAGTTTTAGATTCTGGATGAAGTCGGTGCAAGCGCATGCACAGTTAACCCACTCACAGCAGGACAGACAGAAACAgttcgtgtgtttgtgtgtatgtagacTGGAGAAATGTGTAAAGTTCTAACAATACCTGAAAAACTCAAATATTGTTGACAGTTAAGTCTGTCTACCTTACCTGACCCTCCCCCTCGTCTCCTGCGCACTCAGCAGCACGCACGCACAGATCGTCCAGTCAAACAGCGCTCAGTCAGCATGTCCCGCCCTCTCGCTTCACGCACTTCACGCACGCCCTATCAAACGTCTGCTTACTGCCTGACAAATGAACTCTGACTGAATCCGAGTTGTACTCCACAGTAATTTCATGCCTCCTGGGTCTGTGCTGCTTATCGCATGGCGCAATAGTATAAGATAAGCCACTTAGGATTCAGGTGTGAACGCGTAAAAAAGCCTCTAATTAAGgctgttatataaaaataaatgtgtttaaaatgctTCAAACAGGTGTTTAATTACGATCCTACATTTCAGCTGTGAATCTCTCTGCTCCATCTAATTATAGGCGCGATTATAATTGCAAAGATTTTTGTTGTTCATTTCCGCCGCGGCCTCATCCCAGACGCATTGAGCCGAAAGGTCCACAATAACAATATTCATCAGCATTCAGCGGCCGGCTCTTATTTGCACAGCCGCTTGTTCTCTGAAGTGGGGCTTTTTTGCTTCATGGGCGGGGGGACGGCAGAAAAACCGACCGACAGTGACGCAAAAGGAGAGGCTATTATATTTgcttcctgaaaaaaaaaaagacgaaaTTATGCTCCTGAGCCGGGAGTTTATTGGATGCAAGAGAGAGCTGTAAAACAAAGATTTGAATAAATACTGATAATAGAATGGACTTGTATGGGAAGGTAAGATTCtccatttttaaatatataggCAAACTATAGCAGATACACATAAAAGGTTTTTATCCCGGCACTCTTGCTTTTGCATGGCAGGGAGCGTCTGTACACGACATAGCCTACTGTTATCTGTTATTCTGACGCCCGTCAAAGGGTGAACTACAAagg includes these proteins:
- the si:dkey-190g11.3 gene encoding protein N-lysine methyltransferase FAM173B isoform X2, translating into MEDSIEVILQNYSGVFPTNKPHPIFSACTGALLSSLYGLWSLFTLPGFRKIPWRLKTAVPYLPSSKDQTVNVMKLLEGRSGRLADLGSGDGRLVFAASAAGFQSTGFEINSILVAYARSKACWTGVPSSQAVFVKKDFWKTDLSSYNNVTAFLAPGVMEVLGEKLLKELSDDALVIACRFPFPNWPQQSFAGFGLDQTFAYDISTVRSYLRSEAKTAVQ
- the si:dkey-190g11.3 gene encoding protein N-lysine methyltransferase FAM173B isoform X1; its protein translation is MEDSIEVILQNYSGVFPTNKPHPIFSACTGALLSSLYGLWSLFTLPGFRKIPWRLKKTAVPYLPSSKDQTVNVMKLLEGRSGRLADLGSGDGRLVFAASAAGFQSTGFEINSILVAYARSKACWTGVPSSQAVFVKKDFWKTDLSSYNNVTAFLAPGVMEVLGEKLLKELSDDALVIACRFPFPNWPQQSFAGFGLDQTFAYDISTVRSYLRSEAKTAVQ
- the si:dkey-190g11.3 gene encoding protein N-lysine methyltransferase FAM173A isoform X3; translation: MEDSIEVILQNYSGVFPTNKPHPIFSACTGALLSSLYGLWSLFTLPGFRKIPWRLKVPYLPSSKDQTVNVMKLLEGRSGRLADLGSGDGRLVFAASAAGFQSTGFEINSILVAYARSKACWTGVPSSQAVFVKKDFWKTDLSSYNNVTAFLAPGVMEVLGEKLLKELSDDALVIACRFPFPNWPQQSFAGFGLDQTFAYDISTVRSYLRSEAKTAVQ
- the si:dkey-190g11.3 gene encoding protein N-lysine methyltransferase FAM173B isoform X4 produces the protein MCTDSLHVCTVVQVPYLPSSKDQTVNVMKLLEGRSGRLADLGSGDGRLVFAASAAGFQSTGFEINSILVAYARSKACWTGVPSSQAVFVKKDFWKTDLSSYNNVTAFLAPGVMEVLGEKLLKELSDDALVIACRFPFPNWPQQSFAGFGLDQTFAYDISTVRSYLRSEAKTAVQ